A segment of the uncultured Desulfobulbus sp. genome:
CGCCGATAACAACTTCCTTGGCTTGCAGGTTGTCGGTGAAGGTGGTGAAGCGACCTGGTTGCGAGAGGACCTCTTTCTTGATTTCGGCCACCGATGCCATGCGGGTGGCCAGCAGGTATTTGCCACAGGCCCGTGCAAGTTCTTCTCGGTTAGCGGAGGAGTTCATACCCGAGTCGGCCACGAACAGCGCTCGACCGAGGTTCCAGCCTCGCAGGTCCTTTCTGATACGCTCGATCGTGGATACATCCGCCGTGTTACCGGGAAAAACCCAACTTTTTACCGGCAATCCCTCTCGGGTAACCGCCAGGGCGACCACGATTTGCGGCGTCCACGTGCCCTCTTTGGAATGACCGTACTGACGCAGACCGTCGTTTTCGTCTTCCTCGTCCTCGTAATCAATGGAGAATGAAGCCGTCGTCGTATCGTAAAAGATCAGATCAACCGAGAGGTTGAACAAGTTGGCGGTCTGAAAAAAGACTGCTTCCTCTACCGCGTCGATATGCTTGTGGAGGAAATCCATCGCCTCGTACATCTGCCGCAGTTTCAGGCCTTGGCATTTGGGCAGATGGACCTGCTCCAGCCACCGATCCCAAACACCGAGTTTGGATTCCGGTGCGCAGAGACGATTGGCGGTCATGGCCAGCAGGGCCTGGTCATAGGCAACGGCATACTTGCCTTTGTCCAGCAGAGTCCGCAGCGCTTTGCCGATACCCAACCGCTCCCAAAGGGTTTCGATGACCAGCACTGTGCCGAGTTCGACTGTGCGCAGGATCTCAAGATCGTCGGGCAGTCCACCACCTTGAGCCTCCTCGCTACCAGCGGGGTCAACAATGGTTACCCCGCAGACTCTGGCTATAGATCGGGCGAGCCGCACCAAGGCCTCACGGTCGAGCTGATCGGCGCGTCCGAAGCTGTGGATGATGCGGGCAACGGTGGAGTTGGTCTCCGGATTCCGCTCGTTGTGGGCGAGCTGGAGATACTCGGTAACGGTGCCGTTCTTGTTTTTTCGTTTCGTGGTTCGCAGATACATGACTGCCCACCACGTTAGCGTGCTAATTCGCGTATTTCAACTGAAATATCGCTTCGCGTGTGCCCACAGATTTTGAGATTTTCACCACGCGTAAAATTTTATCACATTGAAATTGCGTGATATTTTCTCCGGCACTGCACTAAAATGTGCCTACAACCCGCAAACATAAGCCTGGCTTCAGGAAATCTTTCCTTGGCCCGCTGCAATCATAAAGAATACTGCACAGACAATAAAACGTGTGCAGATATTGAGATACGACTCATTTCTGCGCGAGGTGCTGGTGTAGTAGTACTAAAACTTGTTGAGGAGGGACGTTGCGGGGGAAGGACAGGAGAAACTCCGGTTGTGCCACCCTAAAACCGATTATTCAATTTCAGGGTGGTCAATTTTGTTCTCCTAAAAAGCCACGAAAACGACGTTTCTTGCCTTCTAACTTATTGATTTGACTAACCGAGATTTCTCGGCTTTTGACTTTTTACGAGGCTGTCAATTTTAGGTTGTCATTCATATGGTGGCGTTGAGCTCGCAGGCGTTCATGGTGGAACTCGTCGTGCATCCGAATGGATTATGGTTCAAATTTAGCCCCAGCAGTGGAGAAAATAAATCGATGGCTCATGGATTCCACTCCGGCGCCTATTTTGATGGAAACGCTGCATCCTCTGCTAAAGGTCATTAAACTTCCGAGATCGAAGATCTTTGAATTCCATCCTACCGAGGAGCTTACTGTCGTGAATACTTTTACTTTCTCGTTGCCGTTGTAAACATCGATTTGCGAAACGAGTGCATCAGCGCTTCCTCTATAAAATTTGAGTAATAGGTATCGCGCTTTCGCTCCCCAATATTTTGTCGGAATAGGTATATGAATCCAGTTCCATTGTCCGGAATTTTGAGTCAAATCGAGTCCCCATCCATAATAATGATAACTACAATTAGAGGGATACTCTATTACAGCAGCGTTTCCATGCGCCATCATCCATTGAGAAGCTAATGCAGGCCCACTGATGCCGATACAAGCAACAATTAAACAGCAAAAAACAAATCTCTGTACATAGCTTTTCATGTCGATCCCCTCATTCTGTTAATTATTCATCGTGTTAATTATAAAAATGATCAAATTTTATTTCATCTTTTAAAATTATATCATATGAAATCACCTCCTCAAAAAAAGTGTCTATAGTCTAAGGTAGGTCCACTTACCTGAACAAAATTCTTTGATTATTAAGTGGAATCTCTACCTGTAGTTACGCTGCCAGTTCAACCGTCGGCAGCATTACGGCGTAGGGCAGGGCAAGCGCACCAAAATGACCTAACCAGGACCAGTTAAAAGCGAGCTCTTTGTGGCTTAACGTAAGAAATTCAAATGAAATTGAATTGTTATTCAATTTTGCCCGCGTATCCTCTATAAACCACCCTTCAAAAGTCAAAGACCACCGGCAAAGCCGGTGGCTTGAAAGACTGGGAGCCGCTCAAAGCGGCATATGCAACTGATCCACTGACCACCCTTGGTGGTCAAGTTGTTGGCAAGATCCAGCAATAAAATATCACGAGTTCGCATCTATTATCTTTCGATTCTGACTCTTGTTGTTTTGTGTGAGTATAAGAAAAAACTGATGCTCCGGTATTCGTTGATCGATTCCTCATTGAAATCTGGGAATTAAGCATCAGAAAAAATTGTGTTGATTCTTGCCTATGCTCTTTGCATTGTTGATCTCAACAAAGACGATCAAGAACGCAATCAATTGTTTCTTTTCTGCAATCCAGTAACCGTCAAACTGTTGGAGTCCCCCGGCAAAGCCGGGGGTTTACCCAAGGGAAATTACTCAATTGGAGAAGGGGTAGAAAACACCGCAACCAGACATCGCTTCCCACTTCGAAAATTTGAGAGATCCGAGTTCGTTGAAGAGTTACACAGAATTCCGATCGACCCAATGGCGAAGGCGGATACCATCATTGAAACCAGTCATTCGTGTCACAACTTCATCCGTTGATCGCTGGTAAGGATTCCCTGCTTGGGTTAACGGGCGATCAAGATAACGGAGGACCGCGGTGCTTGTTCCGTTTGTGTGCGCATGGTAGAGCAGGGAGTCCATAAGGCCGGCAAGCTTGTCCAGTGTTACTGACCGTTCATATGGGGCCATTTCCCTCTCTTTTCCTTCTTGGACTTTACGACAACTGGGCTACTCTTCCAATTTTTTTATGGAGGAGCGCATGGCCAATCGGAGGTTCGGGATGTTTCAGTATCAACAGATTCTATTCCACATGCGGTCCGGCGAATCAGACCGCGATCTTGCACGAGCGGGTGTCGTCGGGAGACGTAAAGCCGGTGAAATCCGCAAACAGGCCACTGCGCAGGGCTGGCTTGATCCAGCCCGTCCTTTGCCCAGCGAGGCGGAGCTTGCCGAGGCCTTTTCCCAACGGTCACAACAGGCAGGCAACGGCTCTTCGGTAGCTCCCTACCGGGCGAAAATCCAAGCCTGGGTTGCCGAAGGGATCGACGGCACCACCATTCATCGCGCCTTGGTTCGCAACCACGGCTTCGCCGGCAGTTACTCAGCGGTACGGCGATTTTTACACTCTCTGCCCAACGATCAGGCCAAAGCCACGGTTATTCTTGACTTTGCGCCGGGTGAAGCTGCCCAGGTCGATTTTGGTTCTGGCCCCAAATTGATTGATCTCCACACCGGTGAGATCCGATCTTCCTGGTTTTTCATCATGACGCTGTGTTACTCCCGGCACCAGTATGCCGAGATCGTCTTTAATCAGAAGGTCGCCACATGGCTGTCCTGTCACCGGCGGGCCTTTGAGTGGTTCGGCGGGGTGCCGGAAAACTGATCATCGACAACGCCAAATGCGCCATTACCCGGGCCTGCGCCAAGGATCCCGAGGTGCAGCGCTCCTACGGTGAACTGGCCTTGGGCTATGGCTTCCGCATATCACCCTGTCCGCCGCACGATCCGCAGAAAAAAGGGCGGGTCGAGGCTGGGGTCAAATA
Coding sequences within it:
- a CDS encoding DDE-type integrase/transposase/recombinase, encoding MFQYQQILFHMRSGESDRDLARAGVVGRRKAGEIRKQATAQGWLDPARPLPSEAELAEAFSQRSQQAGNGSSVAPYRAKIQAWVAEGIDGTTIHRALVRNHGFAGSYSAVRRFLHSLPNDQAKATVILDFAPGEAAQVDFGSGPKLIDLHTGEIRSSWFFIMTLCYSRHQYAEIVFNQKVATWLSCHRRAFEWFGGVPEN
- a CDS encoding IS1634 family transposase translates to MYLRTTKRKNKNGTVTEYLQLAHNERNPETNSTVARIIHSFGRADQLDREALVRLARSIARVCGVTIVDPAGSEEAQGGGLPDDLEILRTVELGTVLVIETLWERLGIGKALRTLLDKGKYAVAYDQALLAMTANRLCAPESKLGVWDRWLEQVHLPKCQGLKLRQMYEAMDFLHKHIDAVEEAVFFQTANLFNLSVDLIFYDTTTASFSIDYEDEEDENDGLRQYGHSKEGTWTPQIVVALAVTREGLPVKSWVFPGNTADVSTIERIRKDLRGWNLGRALFVADSGMNSSANREELARACGKYLLATRMASVAEIKKEVLSQPGRFTTFTDNLQAKEVVIGDGERRRRYILCFNPKEAERQRIQREEIVGMLEEQLAGHKDRDASAQWAVELLASKRYKRYLTTTEAGKIRLDRAAITEAKRYDGKWVLETNDDTISLEDAALGYKGLLVIERCFRSLKRTQIKMMPMYHWAARRIETHVKICVLALLIERVAERECGEPWSRIRRNLAKLQATEFQNDQHSFFQINSAPEACRELMKKLVTPLPTKIFGIKPLEK